The Sphingomonas aliaeris genome segment AACACCGATACAGGCTGTCCGTGCGCCCCGCGCAGATGGCCTGTATCCAGCAAGCAGAGCAGCCGAATGGCCCAAGACATGTCCTTGACCGCGCTGGAACGCGACGCCCGAATCGTCAATTCGGGGAACGACCACGACGTCCATCCGGGCGAAATCGCGATCGGCGTGATCATCGGGCGAACGTCGGAATTCTTCGACTTCTTCGTCTACGCCATCGCATCGGTGCTGGTCTTCCCGCAGATCGTCTTCCCGCATCTGGACCGGTTGACCGGTACGTTGTGGTCGTTCGCGATCTTCGCGCTGGCGTTCGTCGCGCGTCCGTTCGGGACGCTGATCTTCATGGCGGTCGATCGCAATTACGGACGCGGCATCAAGCTGACGATCGCACTGTTCCTGCTCGGATCTTCGACCGTCGCGGTCGCGTTCCTGCCCGGATATGCGCAGGTCGGCGGGCTTTCGGCGGCGATCCTGTGCCTGTTGCGCATCGGCCAGGGCATCGCGCTGGGCGGCGCGTGGGACGGGCTTGCCTCGCTGCTCGCGCTCAACGCACCGGAAAAGCATCGCGGCTGGTATGCGATGATCCCGCAACTCGGCGCGCCGCTCGGCCTGATCGTCGCCAGCGGGCTGTTCGCCTATTTCCTGTCCTATCTGTCGCCTGCCGACTTTCTCGACTGGGGCTGGCGCTATCCGTTCTTCGTCGCCTTCGCGCTGAACGTCGTCGCCCTGTTCGCCCGCCTGCGCATGGTCGTCGCGCCCGAATACGACACGCTTTTCCGCAACAAGGAATTGCAGCCGTCGCGCGTGACCGCGACGATCCGGTCGGACGGGTGGAAGATCGTCGTCGGCGCATTCGCCCCGCTCGCGAGCTTCGCTTTGTTCCACATGGTGACGGTGTTCCCGCTATCCTGGGTCGTGTTGTTCACGCAGGAAGCCGCCCCGACCTTCCTGATGGTGGAGATCGTCGGCGCGACCGTGGGACTGATCGCGATCATCTGTTCCGGCCTGCTGGCGGATCGCTTTGGCCGGCGATCGGTGCTGGGCGTCTCCGCCGCGGCGATCGCAGTGTATAGCGGGTTCGCGCCGCAATTGCTCGACACGGGCGAGGCGGGCGCCGCCGCGTTCATGATCATCGGCTTCGCACTTCTTGGCCTGTCGTTCGGCCAGTCGTCGGGCGCGGTCGCGTCCAGCTTCACGACCGAGTCGCGCTATACCGGGTCGGCTCTCGTGTCCGATCTGGCGTGGCTGTTCGGTGCCGGGTTCGCGCCTTTGGTCGCGTTGCTGCTGGCGACGAAGCTGGGGCTGTTGGCCGCGGGGCTGTATCTGCTTTCGGGGTGCATCGGCACGCTGGTGGCGCTGGGGGTGAACAAGAACCTCGCCGGGCGGTAGTTTGGATGGGCCGTCACGCCCCGCTGTTTCTTCTTCCCGTCATTCCCGCGCAGGCGGGAATGTGGATTCACGTTTGAAGTGCACCGTTTGAGAGAGCGATGAATGCCTCGGCGGGTGTCTGGAAGTCGAGGCATTTTCTGGGGGGTATTGTTGAGGCGCTCGGCATAGGCACGGAGTTGCCGGTGGGTGATCGTGTCGAGGTCGGTCTTGCGGGGCAGGACGCGGCGCAGCCGGCCGATGGTATTTTCGACCCCGCCTTTTTGCCAGGGGCTGCGGACATCGCAGAAGAAGGTGGCGACGCCGAGACGATCGTGCAGGCGATAATGCTCGGCGAACTCGGTGCCGTTATCGAAGCTGATGGTGCGCCGCATGTCGCGGGGGATGGCGCGCAGGTGCGCTGCGATACGGCTGGCGGTCAAGGCGGCTTTGCGGTGCGGTGGCTTGTCGAGAATGGTGAAGCGGGTCTGTCGTTCGTGCAGGACGAGGATGTTGTGACCGTATCGGGCGAACAGCATGTAGTCGGCCTCCCAGTGGCCCGGCTGGTCGCGCCGGTCGGCCTCTGCGGGCCGTTCGGACAGGGGTATACGGTGCTGGATGAAGCTGGCCGGACTGCCGCCGCGGCGTGCATATCGCCCGCGCCTGAACTTCGCGCGGGGCAGCAGGCGGTGCCAATGGTCTTTCTGCGCCGAGCGGTGATAGACGTAGCGATAGATTGACTCATGGCTGATCACGGTGCGACCAGCATCACGCGCCAGCCG includes the following:
- a CDS encoding MFS transporter, with protein sequence MAQDMSLTALERDARIVNSGNDHDVHPGEIAIGVIIGRTSEFFDFFVYAIASVLVFPQIVFPHLDRLTGTLWSFAIFALAFVARPFGTLIFMAVDRNYGRGIKLTIALFLLGSSTVAVAFLPGYAQVGGLSAAILCLLRIGQGIALGGAWDGLASLLALNAPEKHRGWYAMIPQLGAPLGLIVASGLFAYFLSYLSPADFLDWGWRYPFFVAFALNVVALFARLRMVVAPEYDTLFRNKELQPSRVTATIRSDGWKIVVGAFAPLASFALFHMVTVFPLSWVVLFTQEAAPTFLMVEIVGATVGLIAIICSGLLADRFGRRSVLGVSAAAIAVYSGFAPQLLDTGEAGAAAFMIIGFALLGLSFGQSSGAVASSFTTESRYTGSALVSDLAWLFGAGFAPLVALLLATKLGLLAAGLYLLSGCIGTLVALGVNKNLAGR